A part of Cannabis sativa cultivar Pink pepper isolate KNU-18-1 chromosome 6, ASM2916894v1, whole genome shotgun sequence genomic DNA contains:
- the LOC115694685 gene encoding actin-related protein 6 has protein sequence MQQNIVVLDNGGGLIKAGLGGDRDPSTIIPNCLYRPLSSKKWIHPSPITTTTATADPIDLTSAPVRRPIDRGYLINPDLQRDIWAHLFSSLLHVSPSQSSLLLTEPLFTLPSIQRTTDELVFEDFNFSALYVADSPSLTHLYEASRRRPTSLISRAQCSLVVDCGFSFTHAAPVFQNFTINYAAKRIDLGGKALTNYLKELVSYRSINVMDETFLMDDVKEKLCFVSMDVSRDLRIAKKSGKENLFKCTYVLPDGIEHTKGFVKDPDEAQRYMSLIDVDQSQKFGVDMDLDLPQVTEKLEDRKKTDLNKNEFDLTNERFLVPEMIFHPADLGMNQAGLAECIVRAVSSCHPHLQPLLYESIVLTGGSTLFPRFAQRLERELRPLVPDNYQVKIIPQEDPILGVWRGGSLLASSPDFEGMCVTKAEYEELGSARCRRRFFH, from the exons ATGCAGCAGAACATCGTGGTTTTAGACAACGGCGGGGGTCTAATCAAGGCGGGCCTCGGCGGCGACCGTGACCCGTCTACGATCATTCCCAACTGCCTCTACCGCCCACTCTCCTCCAAAAAATGGATTCATCCCTCTCCAATCACCACCACCACTGCCACCGCCGACCCCATCGACCTCACCTCCGCCCCAGTCCGCCGCCCCATCGACCGTGGCTACCTCATAAACCCAGACCTCCAACGCGACATCTGGGCCCACCTCTTCTCCTCTCTCCTCCACGTGTCCCCGTCTCAGTCCTCACTCCTCCTCACTGAACCCCTCTTCACACTCCCTTCTATTCAACGCACCACCGACGAGCTTGTCTTCGAAGATTTCAACTTCTCCGCTCTCTACGTCGCCGATTCCCCTTCTCTGACCCATCTCTACGAGGCTAGTCGCCGCCGGCCCACGAGCCTCATCTCCAGGGCCCAATGTAGCCTTGTCGTTGATTGTGGCTTCTCGTTTACTCACGCCGCTCCGGTGTTTCAGAATTTCACAATTAACTACGCTGCTAAACGCATCGATTTGGGTGGGAAAGCCTTGACCAATTACCTGAAAGAGCTCGTTTCGTATCGATCTATTAATGTTATGGATGAGACTTTTCTAATGGACGATGTGAAAGAGAAGCTCTGCTTTGTTTCCATGGATGTCTCTCGGGACCTTCGGATCGCCAA GAAATCTGGAAAAGAGAACCTCTTTAAGTGTACGTATGTGCTCCCGGATGGAATTGAGCATACCAAGGGTTTCGTTAAAGATCCAGATGAAGCGCAGAGATATATGTCTTTGATTGATGTAGACCAGTCTCAGAAGTTTGGAGTGGACATGGATTTGGATTTGCCTCAAGTTACAGAAAAGCTTGAGGACCGAAAGAAAACTGACTTGAATAAAAAT GAATTTGACTTGACTAATGAAAGGTTCCTTGTCCCTGAAATGATCTTCCATCCAGCTGATTTGG GAATGAATCAAGCTGGGTTGGCAGAGTGCATAGTTCGAGCTGTCAGTTCTTGTCATCCTCATCTTCAACCTTTGCTATATGAAAG CATTGTTTTAACTGGTGGAAGTACATTGTTCCCTCGATTTGCTCAGAGACT TGAGAGGGAGCTACGGCCGCTTGTTCCTGATAATTATCAAGTCAAGATAATCCCTCAAGAAGA TCCTATTCTTGGTGTTTGGCGAGGAGGGTCACTTCTAGCGTCTAGTCCTGATTTTGAAGGAATGTGTGTAACCAAGGCTGAGTATGAGGAGCTCGGATCTGCTCGATGCCGTCGGAGATTCTTCCATTGA